The Methanofervidicoccus sp. A16 genome has a segment encoding these proteins:
- the lysS gene encoding lysine--tRNA ligase, with protein MHWADVTAKKVIKKRKDLERYVVACGITPSGHIHIGNAREVITADALYKGLLNQGVEGELIFIGDTYDPLRKVYPFLPESYERYVGMPLSEIPCPEGCCESYAQHFLKPFLESLDDLGIEMTVYCADRCYKEGIYDDAIVLALENRDKIREVLNRYRSDPLPEDWYPLSVVCENCGKLSTTKVIDYNQEEKTVEYLCTCGHRSAVEPFRGRAKLPWRVDWPARWSIFKVTVEPMGKDHGTSGGSYDTGVKIARIVYNYQPPEKVIYEWIQLKIGEKAVPMSSSSGVVFAVKDWLSICHPEVLRYLILRSKPSKHIDFDLKSIPNLTDDYDQLERNYFELIKRLEDGEELKEDEMDKIRIYQLSTPKIPEKLPLQVPYRFCAVISQIAYREDREEIDMERVLDILRRNNYPVDDMDEYDFERLKSRLYMARNWALKYGEVLDIIPLEEAIKEYNKLSEKQKEWISVFRDRLKDIEFQGLLIHELIYSTAKEIGLNPREAFLASYRILLGKNYGPKLGSFLSSLDREFVIRRYSLLE; from the coding sequence TTGCACTGGGCAGATGTAACTGCAAAGAAGGTAATTAAGAAGAGGAAGGACCTTGAGAGGTACGTTGTAGCCTGTGGTATAACTCCTTCGGGGCATATTCACATAGGGAATGCAAGGGAGGTAATCACTGCAGATGCCCTCTACAAAGGACTTCTAAATCAAGGCGTAGAAGGAGAACTTATATTTATAGGGGATACCTACGACCCCCTTAGAAAGGTATATCCCTTCCTACCTGAGAGTTATGAGAGATATGTAGGTATGCCCCTAAGTGAGATACCCTGTCCCGAGGGATGTTGTGAAAGTTACGCTCAACACTTTCTAAAGCCCTTTTTGGAGAGTTTAGACGACTTAGGCATAGAGATGACAGTTTACTGTGCAGACAGGTGCTACAAGGAGGGAATCTACGACGACGCCATAGTTTTAGCGTTGGAGAACAGGGATAAGATAAGGGAGGTACTTAACAGATATAGAAGTGATCCCCTACCTGAAGACTGGTACCCCCTAAGTGTTGTATGTGAGAACTGTGGTAAGTTAAGTACCACCAAGGTAATAGACTACAACCAAGAGGAGAAAACTGTCGAATACCTCTGTACCTGTGGACACAGAAGTGCAGTGGAACCATTTAGAGGTAGGGCGAAACTACCTTGGAGGGTAGACTGGCCTGCAAGGTGGAGTATATTCAAGGTTACTGTGGAGCCCATGGGTAAAGACCATGGAACCTCTGGAGGATCCTACGATACAGGGGTAAAGATAGCCAGGATAGTATACAACTATCAACCTCCTGAGAAGGTGATCTACGAGTGGATACAGTTGAAGATAGGTGAGAAGGCTGTACCTATGTCCTCCTCCTCTGGAGTGGTATTTGCAGTTAAGGACTGGCTAAGTATATGCCATCCAGAGGTTTTAAGGTATCTTATACTTAGAAGTAAACCTTCAAAGCATATAGACTTCGATCTAAAATCTATCCCCAACCTTACAGATGACTACGACCAGTTGGAGAGAAATTATTTTGAATTAATAAAAAGATTGGAAGATGGCGAGGAGTTAAAGGAGGATGAAATGGATAAGATAAGAATATACCAACTGTCCACTCCAAAGATACCAGAGAAACTACCTCTCCAGGTGCCCTACAGATTCTGTGCAGTTATATCCCAGATAGCCTACAGGGAGGATAGAGAAGAAATAGACATGGAGAGAGTATTGGATATTCTAAGGAGAAACAACTACCCTGTAGATGACATGGATGAGTACGACTTTGAAAGGTTGAAAAGTAGGCTCTACATGGCTAGAAATTGGGCATTAAAATATGGAGAGGTACTAGATATAATTCCTCTTGAGGAGGCTATAAAGGAGTACAACAAATTAAGTGAAAAACAGAAGGAGTGGATAAGTGTATTCAGAGATAGACTGAAGGATATAGAGTTTCAAGGACTACTTATACATGAACTTATATACAGTACTGCAAAGGAGATAGGACTAAATCCAAGGGAGGCATTTTTAGCATCCTACAGGATACTTTTAGGTAAAAACTATGGCCCTAAGTTGGGAAGTTTCCTATCATCCTTAGATAGGGAGTTTGTAATTAGGAGGTACTCATTGTTGGAGTAA